In Agrobacterium tumefaciens, a single genomic region encodes these proteins:
- a CDS encoding type I secretion system permease/ATPase, translating to MTISNLDVTRPRVAAALGATRGAFLSVALLSAFTNLLMLTGPLYMMQIYDRVLASRSVPTLVALSVLAVALYVFLGILELIRARILSRIGERIEEQLGGPTFDAVLALPLKMSKKEVAAQPVRDLEQMRQFMSGPGPVAICDMPWLPLYIGILFLFHAYLGWLAIAGAAVLVVMTLCSEAVLRDPARRVSMLSSARAEFVEAGRRNAEALHAMGMKSAYAQKWSQTNAAYIHEQRRASDATGSFSTFSKIFRLALQSAVLALGAWLAIQQLASPGAMIAASILTSRALAPIEQAIGQWRGFVNFRQAKGRLSQLLDKIGADREKMPLPTPSKSIAVLGVSIAAPGSQAPSVRDVNFSLAAGQGLGIIGPSGSGKSTLVRALVGIWPPARGNVRLDGAELDQWHPEALGPSIGYLPQGVELFDGTIADNISRFSNSAQPSDIIEAAKLADVHNFILSMSEGYDTRIGNSGAALSAGQRQRIGLARALFGKPFLIVLDEPNASLDAEGELALTNAITIARQGGAIVVIVAHRPNALSAVDNVLVLAQGAMVAFGPRDEVLRKTTIRAVSEKA from the coding sequence TTGACAATTTCCAACCTTGACGTGACTCGACCCCGTGTCGCCGCTGCCTTGGGCGCGACCCGAGGTGCTTTTCTCTCCGTTGCTTTGCTCAGCGCTTTTACCAATTTACTGATGCTGACCGGCCCGCTGTATATGATGCAGATCTACGACCGCGTTCTTGCCAGCCGCAGCGTGCCGACGCTCGTCGCCCTGTCGGTACTTGCCGTCGCTCTTTATGTATTCCTCGGTATTCTCGAATTGATCCGGGCGAGGATCCTGTCGCGTATCGGTGAACGGATCGAAGAGCAGCTTGGCGGACCGACTTTCGATGCGGTGCTCGCGCTACCACTCAAAATGTCGAAGAAGGAGGTGGCCGCACAGCCGGTGCGGGACCTCGAGCAGATGCGGCAATTTATGAGCGGTCCGGGTCCGGTTGCCATTTGCGACATGCCCTGGCTGCCGCTTTATATCGGCATCCTGTTTTTGTTCCACGCCTATCTTGGCTGGCTGGCGATCGCCGGGGCTGCGGTCCTGGTCGTTATGACACTCTGCAGCGAAGCGGTGTTGCGTGACCCGGCCCGAAGAGTCTCGATGCTGTCATCGGCACGCGCCGAATTCGTCGAAGCCGGACGGCGCAATGCGGAGGCATTGCACGCCATGGGCATGAAGAGCGCCTATGCGCAAAAATGGTCACAAACCAATGCCGCCTATATTCACGAGCAGCGGCGCGCGAGCGATGCCACCGGCAGCTTCTCGACCTTTTCGAAAATATTCCGGCTGGCGCTGCAATCCGCGGTACTGGCGTTGGGCGCATGGCTTGCCATCCAGCAGCTGGCATCCCCCGGTGCGATGATCGCCGCCTCCATTCTCACCTCGCGGGCGCTTGCACCCATCGAGCAGGCGATAGGCCAATGGCGCGGCTTTGTTAATTTCCGGCAGGCCAAAGGTCGTCTCAGCCAGCTTCTGGACAAGATCGGTGCGGACAGGGAGAAAATGCCCCTGCCCACGCCTTCGAAATCAATTGCCGTCTTGGGTGTGTCGATTGCCGCTCCGGGTTCTCAAGCGCCGTCAGTTCGCGACGTAAACTTTTCGCTCGCGGCCGGACAGGGTCTTGGCATCATCGGTCCAAGCGGTTCTGGTAAATCAACACTTGTGCGCGCGCTTGTCGGCATCTGGCCACCTGCTCGTGGAAACGTGCGGTTGGACGGAGCCGAACTAGATCAATGGCATCCGGAAGCGCTTGGCCCTTCAATTGGCTATCTGCCGCAGGGCGTCGAGCTGTTCGACGGCACAATCGCTGATAACATCAGCCGGTTTTCCAACTCGGCTCAACCATCGGACATTATCGAGGCGGCGAAACTGGCGGATGTGCATAACTTCATCCTGTCGATGTCGGAGGGATATGACACAAGGATCGGCAATAGCGGCGCGGCGCTGTCGGCCGGGCAACGCCAGCGGATCGGCCTTGCCAGGGCACTGTTTGGAAAACCGTTCCTGATCGTTCTTGATGAGCCGAATGCCAGCCTCGATGCGGAAGGCGAACTGGCGCTGACGAATGCGATCACTATCGCGCGGCAAGGCGGCGCCATCGTGGTGATTGTCGCACATCGGCCGAATGCGCTTTCGGCGGTGGATAACGTTCTTGTCCTTGCCCAAGGCGCGATGGTCGCCTTTGGGCCACGCGACGAGGTGCTCCGCAAGACGACAATACGTGCTGTATCGGAAAAAGCATGA